A stretch of the Lolium perenne isolate Kyuss_39 chromosome 3, Kyuss_2.0, whole genome shotgun sequence genome encodes the following:
- the LOC127340106 gene encoding protein FAR1-RELATED SEQUENCE 5-like, which yields MYISLMQDTGNYSQTVNDDMLDDFFNQEGFSYTGLLLGTMKKNEVNQISGDQGQTNKDTEDDKVDTSTSFLEEEIDDPWNLNMFDNMNLDQVTDNPSTEQNYGMKHPMSEDYHDQASTSTITDNSPNQTEEQRKDITEEYIHIFLQNEELAAEGKEMEEDTPNESDSQLKPEKGMHFQTREEAQKFFNLYAYTAGFSVSIVSSYRTTSKKRNNEVIRFTMKCNKYGKINEQETEQVVAQRQSTVIAKSDCKVEMVVSENKGFWEITGLNLLHNHQLSPQSRFFRSHIYMSDGEKEMIRTMKYCNMPTRDMVAVLAFIRGGMEQLPYNKRKVSNYNNSINRELTNNDMMEVLDWFKKKRTENPGFYHSLDLDKENKVRSVFWADARAIQYYDICGDCVSFDTTFLTNKYNLPFAPFVGVSPHGKTYLFACAFIVNETSESFQWCFREFKAAMGGKPPKTIITDQDKGMASAIPSIFPNAIHKCCLFHIKKKIDDKGGTVFQANEGLYEELQDIIDKSLTVHEFETLWQQMINEYNVGHIKIFQDLWKSREKWVLVYFKNHFFPFIQTTARSEGTNALFKKGVGPQFSMTSFLREYQRIMDNMHANENELDHNATNKKVREKKFITQYYIERQAHELYNLAIFRKFQLVLNDVTRLQIREDVKGKMYWVFQAANYPVKEHRHREYLVQVNEETEDYSCICCKFDKDGLLCSHILKVMLQLQVNKIPDKYIIERWRKRERKLLKHIVPPLNEDKTCF from the exons ATGTATATTTCTCTTATGCAGGATACAGGAAATTACTCACAAACAGTTAACGATGATATGCTAGATGACTTCTTCAATCAG GAAGGATTTTCATATACAGGATTGCTTCTTGGAACTATGAAAAAAAATGAAGTGAATCAAATAAGCGGTGACCAG GGACAAACTAACAAGGACACAGAGGATGACAAGGTGGACACATCTACTTCGTtcctggaagaagaaattgatgatccATGGAATTTAAACATGTTTGACAACATGAACCTAGATCAG GTTACTGATAATCCAAGTACAGAGCAAAACTATGGGATGAAGCACCCAATGTCAGAGGATTACCATGATCAAGCATCGACAAGCACGATTACTGACAACTCACCCAATCAAACTGAAGAACAGCGCAAGGACATAACTGAAGAATATATACACATATTCCTACAAAATGAAGAGTTAGCTGCTGAGGGAAAGGAAATGGAGGAGGATACACCAAATGAAAGTGACAGCCAGTTAAAACCTGAAAAGGGAATGCATTTTCAGACAAGAGAAGAAGCTCAGAAGTTCTTCAACTTGTATGCATACACTGCTGGCTTCTCAGTAAGCATTGTCTCTTCTTACCGTACTACAAGTAAGAAAAGAAACAATGAAGTCATAAGATTCACTATGAAGTGCAACAAGTACGGGAAAATAAATGAACAAGAAACTGAGCAAGTTGTAGCACAGAGACAAAGCACGGTCATAGCGAAAAGTGATTGCAAAGTTGAGATGGTGGTCAGTGAGAACAAAGGATTTTGGGAAATTACAGGACTAAACCTTTTGCACAACCATCAACTCAGCCCTCAAAGCAGGTTTTTCAGATCACACATCTACATGTCTGACGGTGAAAAGGAAATGATACGGACAATGAAATATTGCAACATGCCTACTAGAGACATGGTTGCTGTCTTGGCATTCATAAGAGGAGGGATGGAACAACTACCATACAACAAGAGAAAGGTCAGCAACTACAACAATTCAATAAACAGGGAATTAACAAACAATGACATGATGGAAGTTCTGGACTGGTTTAAAAAGAAAAGAACTGAAAACCCAGGATTCTATCACTCGCTTGACTTGGACAAAGAAAACAAAGTCAGGAGTGTGTTTTGGGCAGATGCAAGGGCAATACAGTATTATGACATATGTGGTGACTGTGTGAGCTTTGACACGACATTCCTAACAAATAAGTACAATCTCCCTTTTGCACCATTTGTTGGAGTGTCGCCACACGGAAAAACTTACCTATTTGCATGCGCATTCATAGTCAACGAAACATCAGAAAGTTTCCAGTGGTGCTTCAGGGAATTCAAAGCAGCAATGGGTGGAAAGCCACCAAAAACAATTATAACTGACCAGGACAAGGGCATGGCAAGTGCAATACCATCTATTTTCCCAAATGCTATACACAAATGTTGTTTGTTTCATATCAAGAAGAAAATAGATGACAAGGGAGGCACTGTATTTCAAGCAAATGAAGGCCTGTATGAGGAACTACAAGATATAATTGACAAGTCCTTGACAGTGCATGAATTCGAAACACTATGGCAGCAAATGATAAATGAGTACAATGTGGGACATATTAAAATATTCCAAGATCTTTGGAAAAGCAGAGAGAAGTGGGTACTAGTTTACTTCAAGAATCATTTCTTCCCATTCATACAAACAACGGCTAGAAGCGAAGGAACTAATGCATTGTTCAAGAAGGGAGTTGGACCACAATTTAGCATGACAAGCTTCTTGAGAGAATACCAAAGAATAATGGATAACATGCATGCAAATGAAAACGAGTTGGATCATAATGCAACTAACAAGAAAGTCAGGGAGAAAAAGTTCATCACTCAATACTACATTGAACGGCAGGCACATGAGCTGTACAATTTAGCAATCTTTAGAAAGTTCCAGCTAGTCCTAAATGATGTAACAAGACTCCAAATAAGAGAAGATGTTAAAGGGAAGATGTACTGGGTGTTTCAGGCAGCAAATTATCCTGTAAAAGAGCATAGGCACAGAGAGTACCTAGTACAAGTTAATGAAGAAACAGAAGACTATTCTTGCATCTGCTGCAAATTTGATAAAGATGGTCTTCTTTGCTCACATATCCTCAAAGTGATGTTGCAACTGCAGGTAAACAAGATCCCAGATAAGTACATAATAGAAAGGTGGcggaaaagagaaagaaaacttCTGAAacatattgttccaccactaAATGAGGACAAGACATGCTTTTAA
- the LOC127340107 gene encoding protein FAR1-RELATED SEQUENCE 5-like codes for MASAIPSIFPNAIHKCCLFHIKKKIDDKGGTVFQANEGLYEELQDIIDKSLTVHEFETLWQQMINEYNVGHIKIFQDLWKSREKWVPVYFKNHFFPFIQTTARSEGTNALFKKGVGPQFSMTSFLREYQRIMDNMHANENELDHNATNKKVREKKFITQYYIERQAHELYNLAIFRKFQLVLNDVTRLQIREDVKGKMYWVFQAANYPVKEHRHREYLVQVNEETEDYSCICCKFDKDGLLCSHILKVMLQLQVNKIPDKYIIDRWQKRERKLLKHIVPPLNEDITVLRFNVLSRMLGHTASNGSKNKRKYQYLLQEIPRLEAEMAKMDTGTYDMSAMGQNSSSRTVVNLDPTGESGTTIQLLDPDVADTKGRPRLLTIKERIKQNKFYTCSHCGSTNHTKKKCDKLHLVFNLPKKNRGKKKKKENEGTQKKGQEAEAVKSRDRTQD; via the exons ATGGCAAGTGCAATACCATCTATTTTCCCAAATGCTATACACAAATGTTGTTTGTTTCATATCAAGAAGAAAATAGATGACAAGGGAGGCACTGTATTTCAAGCAAATGAAGGCCTGTATGAGGAACTACAAGATATAATTGACAAGTCCTTGACAGTGCATGAATTCGAAACACTATGGCAGCAAATGATAAATGAGTACAATGTGGGACATATTAAAATATTCCAAGATCTTTGGAAAAGCAGAGAGAAGTGGGTACCAGTTTACTTCAAGAATCATTTCTTCCCATTCATACAAACAACGGCTAGAAGCGAAGGAACTAATGCATTGTTCAAGAAGGGAGTTGGACCACAATTTAGCATGACAAGCTTCTTGAGAGAATACCAAAGAATAATGGATAACATGCATGCAAATGAAAACGAGTTGGATCATAATGCAACTAACAAGAAAGTCAGGGAGAAAAAGTTCATCACTCAATACTACATTGAACGGCAGGCACATGAGCTGTACAATTTAGCAATCTTTAGAAAGTTCCAGCTAGTCCTAAATGATGTAACAAGACTCCAAATAAGAGAAGATGTTAAAGGGAAGATGTACTGGGTGTTTCAGGCAGCAAATTATCCTGTAAAAGAGCATAGGCACAGAGAGTACCTAGTACAAGTTAATGAAGAAACAGAAGACTATTCTTGCATCTGCTGCAAATTTGATAAAGATGGTCTTCTTTGCTCACATATCCTCAAAGTGATGTTGCAACTGCAGGTAAACAAGATCCCAGATAAGTACATAATAGACAGGTGgcagaaaagagaaagaaaacttCTGAAacatattgttccaccactaAATGAGGACATCACAGTTTTAAGATTCAATGTTCTTTCTAGAATGTTAGGACACACGGCTTCAAATGGTTCTAAGAACAAAAGAAAATACCAATATTTGCTACAAGAGATACCAAGACTTGAGGCAGAAATGGCCAAAATGGACACAGGCACATATGATATGTCAGCTATGGGGCAGAACAGCTCATCAAGAACAGTAGTCAATCTGGATCCTACAGGTGAAAGTGGAACGACAATACAATTACTTGACCCAGATGTTGCTGATACAAAGGGCCGCCCAAGATTACTGACTATAAAGGAAAGGATTAAGCAAAATAAGTTCTATACCTGCAGCCATTGTGGTTCTACTAATCACACAAAGAAAAAATGTGATAAGTTGCATTTGGTCTTCAATTTGCCAAAGAAGAACagaggaaagaagaagaagaaagaaaatgAAG GTACACAAAAAAAaggacaagaagctgaagcagtcAAGTCCAGGGACAGAACTCAAGACTGA